The Komagataeibacter sp. FNDCR2 nucleotide sequence GGGCAGGCGGATGGTGATGTAGAGGGGGATGACAGGACCTGATGAGTGATCCGCTGGCCCGTACGCCGCGCATGATGCGCCTGCACGCGCGTGGTATTTCCTATTTCAATGCCGTGCGGGAATGCCGCTCCATCCGCGAGGCGGCGCGACGGCTCAATGTCACGCCATCCGCCCTGACGCGCCAGCTCGCGCAGATGGAAGCCGAAATCGGCGCACCCCTGTTCGATCGCCTGCCCGATGGCATGGTCCTGACGGAGGTGGGCACCATCATGGCCCGCCATATCGTGACCGTGATGCAGGACGCCGCGCGGACGGAGGAGCAGATCAACGCGCTTTCCGGCCGGCATGACGGGCGGCTGCGCATCATGGCGGTGGAGGGAATCGCGGGCCAGCTCCTGCCCGCCCTGCTGGGGCGGATCATCGCGGCCTTTCCCTCCGTCGAACTGCATGTCGAGGTGGGATCGCCCAAGACCATCGTCTCGGCCCTTCAGGACGGGCGGGTCGATCTGGGTATCGCGTTTTCGCTGGCGCTCTATCCCGAACTGCGGCGGGTCGCGGTGGCGCATTTTCCCGTGGGGGCCGTTGTGCGCGCCGATCACCCGCTGGCGCATCTGCGTACCGTCACCATTGAGGAATGCATCGCCTACCGGCTGATCCTGCCCACGCGCACCCTGTCGCTGTACCGGGTGATGGAACCCATGCTGCGCCCGTGGCAGGACCAGCTTAATGTGGTGCTGCATACCGGCTCCATCGAACTGACCAACCGCATGGTGCAGGCCGGGGTGGGGCTGGCGTTCCAGTCCCCGCTGGCGATAGACGTGCAGCCCGGTCAGGACGGACTGCGCCATGTGCCGCTGCGTGATACCCGCGCGGTGACGGATCTGGGGGCTTACGTGCGTGAATCGCGCTGGCTGCCGCCCCTGCTGGAAACCGTGATCGAGGAACTGCGCCTTGAACTGCGCCGCGTGCAGGGTGTGAGTGACGAGCGGGTTGTCTGATCCGCGTTGCGTTTTGGGCAACGGAACGGTCAAATCATTATACTAGACGAAACACCCCCCCGCCTGATTAGATTTGTACATCACGGTGCGGTTGGGGGAAAATCCGCGGGGCGTCGGGGGACGTCGTGCGGGACTGCATCAACAACATGAACATTAAAGACGGGGATCCGTATATGGACACCATTACGCAGGCGACAGCCGGTGGGCTTGCAGCACTGGATGCGGCAGTGCGCCGGGATCTGGACATTATCCGGTATCCCCGCAAGGAATGGACGCCGCACATGGAGCGCAACGGCCAGCGCGTGCTGGACGTGGCCATTATCGGCGCGGGGCAGGGTGGGCTCGCCACCGCGTTCGCGCTCAAGCGTACCAACGTGACCAATGTCCGGATCTTCGATCGCGCCGCCAAGGGGGGTGAGGGGCCGTGGATCACCTTCTCACGCATGATCACGCTGCGCACGCCCAAATACGTGACCGGCCCGGACCTGGGTGTGCCCTCGCTTACGCCGCGTTCGTGGTACGAAGCCCGTTACGGCGCCGAAGCGTGGGAAAAGCTGGACAAAATCCCGCGTGAGGAATGGCAGGACTACCTTGACTGGTACCGCGACATCCTCGACCTGCCCGTCGCCAACGACCACGATTTCACGGGTGTTACATGGGAAGACGGCCTGCTGCGCCTGAGCTTCCGCCGCCCGGACGGCTCGACCCATGTGCATTATGCCCGCAAGCTGGTGCTGGCCACCGGCATCGAAGGCTGCGGCACATGGTACGTGCCCGAATTCATTCGCGACAACCTGCCCCGCGCACGTTACGCCCATACTTCGGAAAACATTGATTTCGCGGCGCTGAAGGGCAAGCGGATCGGTGTGCTGGGGGCCGGTGCGTCGGCATTCGACAACGCGGCGACGGCGCTGGAAGCCGGTGCGGGCAGCGTGACGCTGTGCCTGCGCCGCAAGGAAATCCCGTCCATCAACCCGTATCGCTGGATGGAAAATACCGGGTTCCTCGCCTACTACCCCGCGCTGTCGGATGACCTGCGCTGGGGCTTCATGCGCCGGATTTTTGAACTGAACCAGCCGCCGCCGCAGGATACGTTCTGGCGTTGCCGCCGGCATGAGACCTTCTCCTTCCGCACCGGCTGCCCATGGACGGGCGTACGGATGGAAGGCGACGAGATCGTGGTCGATTCGCCCGATGGCGAGATGCGGTTCGATTTCGTGATCATCGGCACGGGCTTCGCGACGGACCTGTCGCTGCGTCCGGAAACGGCGTCCTTCGCCCCGTCCGTCGCCCTGTGGGGTGAGCGTTATACGGCGCCGGTGGATTGTGAAAGCGCCGTGCTGAAAACCTATCCCTACCTGGGGGATGCTTACCAGTTCCAGCCGCGCCATGCGGAGGATCCGCTGGCGCCGATGCTGGCCAACATCCACAACTTCACGTTCTCGGCCACGCCGAGCATGGGGCTGTCCGGCGCGTCCATCAGCGGCATGCGCTTTGGCGTGGAGCGTCTGGTGCGCGGGATCGGGCGTGACCTGTACGTGGCCGATGGCAAGCAGCACCTGGAAAGTCTGCTGGCCTATGACGTGCCGGAACTGGTCAGTCTCGACCCGCCTGTTGCATGATACGTCCCGGGTAGATTTATCCATTCGGGAGGAAATGAACAGATGAGCAGCGCAGAACGCGTTTCACCTCCCGCGCCGGGCGTTACCGGCGCGGGGGGGAGTGAGGACCGCAAGGTTCCCCCAGTAGCCGACATGGCGCGGATTATCGGTCTGTCCATTCCGGAGGCCTGCATGCCCGATGTCGTGGCGAATACGGCGCTACTGCACGGTTATGCCGACCTGCTGGCCGGGTTTGCGCTGCCCGATGACTGTGAACCAGCCTACGAGTACCAGCCATGAACGCGCCCGTAACCCCCATGGCGGGCGCGCTGGCGCTCGCGGCCGATATCCGCGCGCGCCGTCGCAGCGCCGTATCGGTCGTGACGGGCGCGATCGCGGATATCGAAGTCCGCGATACGCGCTTTAACAGTGTGACCCGCATCCTGGGCGCCGCCGCCGTGGCCCAGGCCGAGGAAGTGGACCGGGCCATCGCGGCGGGCCGGGATCCCGGCCCGCTGGCGGGCGTGCCCTTCGGGGTGAAGGACCTGTTTGACGTGCGGGGCGAGGTCACCACCGCGGGCTCCATCGTGCTGCGCGACAACCCGGCCGCGACACGGGACGCCACGGTCGTCGGCCGCCTGCGCGCGGCGGGCGCGGTGCCGCTCGCGACACTGAACATGGATGAATTCGCTTACGGTTTCTCCACCGAGAACACGCATAATGGCACGACCCGCAACCCGCACGATCCCGCCCGGCTGGCGGGCGGGTCATCGGGCGGATCGGCGGCTTCCGTCGCGGCGGGGATGCTGCCCTTCACGCTGGGGTCGGACACCAATGGCTCCATCCGCGTGCCGTCCTCGCTCTGCGGGGTGTGGGGGCTGAAGCCAACCTATGGGCAGATGCCATTGCAGGGGGTCTATCCGTTCGTGGCGAGCCTTGACGTGGTCGGTCCCATGGCCAGCACCGTCGAGGATCTGGAGGCGGTTTACACCATCATGGCGGGTGCGCCGCTGCCTGCGCCGCCCGCGGTGGGTGATGTGCGCGTGGCCCGTCTTGGCGGGTGGTTCGCCAGCAACATCTCCGCGGAACTGGCCAGCGGCCTTGATGCGGTCATGGCCCATCTGGGCCACGGCCAGACGATCGAACTGCCCGAGGTGGCCCGCGCGCGGGCCGCGGCCTTCCTGATCAGTGCGGCGGAAGGGGGCAACCTGCACCTGCCGCGCCTGCGGCGGCGCGCCATGCAGTATGATCCCGCGACACGGGGCCGTCTCATGGCGGGGGCCATGCTGCCCGCCGCCACCTTCGTGCAGGCGCACAGGTTCCGTCGCTGGTTCCGTGACCATGTGCACGCGGCACTGGCGCAGGCGGATGTGCTGATCGCCCCCACCACGGTGGGTGTGGCGCCACGTATTGACCAGCCGTCCATCATCGTGGATGGCAAGACCGTGTCGGCCCGGGCCAATCTGGGCATTTTCACCCAGCCGATCAGCCTGACGGGCCTGCCGGTGCTGGCCGCGCCGCTGGCGGGGGACGGCCTGCCGCTGGGCATCCAGCTTATCGGCGCGCCAGGGGGCGAAGCCAAGCTTTTCGCGGTGGCGCGTGAACTCCAGCGCGCCGGACTGGCGCGCTGCACCCCGCTGGCGGCGGGATACGCCGCGAAGGACAGCCCATGCTGAACACGCCGCGCTCATGCCGGGGGATGGTCACATCCCCCCACCATCTGGCCAGTCAGGCCGGGCTGGATGTGCTCAAGGCAGGGGGGACCGCGCTGGAAGCCGCCGTCGCCACGGCGGCGGCGCTGGCGGTGGTCTACCCCCACATGACGGGGATCGGGGGGGATGCGTTCTGGCTGACCATGTGGCCCGACGGGCGCGTCGAGACCATAGATGCCTGCGGGGCCGCGGCCCGCAAGGCCGATGCCGCGTTTTATCGCGCTGCCGGGCTGGACGCGATTCCGTGGCGCGGACCGCTGGCGGCCAATACGGTGGCGGGCACCGTCTCGGGCTGGGACATGGCGCTGTCATGGAGCCATGCGCTGGCCCCCGGCCTGCCGCTGGGCCGCGTGCTGCGCGATGCGCTGTACTATGCCGAACAGGGTGTGCCCGTAACCGCCAGCGCGGCTGAAATCACCCGCGAAAAGGCGGATGAGCTCAGCGATGTGCCGGGATTCAGGGATCTGTTCATGCCCGGCGGCCGCCTGCCGCGCGTGGGCGACATCCTGCATAACCCCCGTCTGGCCACCACGCTGCGGCGACTGGCGGATGAAGGGTTGTCCAGCTTCTATCATGGCGCGGTCGCGCGCGAACTGGCCGCCGACCTGCACGACCTTGGCAGCCCGCTTACGCTGGCGGACCTTCAGGCCCACAAGGCCAGCCACCAGCCCGCGCTGCATGCCCGGGTTCGCGGGGCCGACCTGTACAACATGGCCCCGCCCACGCAGGGTGTGGCGTCGCTGCTGATCCTGGCGCTGTTCGACCGGCTGAAGGCCGACCATGCGGATGATTTCGATTACCTGCACGGTCTGGTCGAGGCGACCAAGCAGGCGTTCCGCTATCGTGACACCCATGTGGGCGATCCTGCCTACATGACGGTGCAGGCGCAGGATATTCTGGATGATGGCAGGGCGCTCGACCGCATGGCCAGCGCCATCGACCCCCGAAAGGCCGCGCCATGGCCATGGCCATCGCAGGCGGGCGATACGGTCTGGCTTGGCGTGATCGATTCCGACGGGCTGGCCGTCAGCATGATCCAGAGCCTGTATTTCGAATATGGGTCCGGCATCGTCGGGCCGCGCACCGGCGTCGTGTGGCAGAACCGGGGCACCAGCTTCGGCCTCGACCCGCAGGGCTGGAACGGGCTGCGTCCCGGCCGCAAGCCGTTCCATACGCTCAACCCCGCCGGGGCCCGCTTCCATGATGGGCGGACCATGGTTTACGGCACCATGGGCGGCGAGGGCCAGCCGCAGACGCAGGCCGCCATCTTCAGCCGCTATGCCCGCTATGGCGTGCCGTTGCAGCAGGCGGTCA carries:
- a CDS encoding LysR family transcriptional regulator codes for the protein MSDPLARTPRMMRLHARGISYFNAVRECRSIREAARRLNVTPSALTRQLAQMEAEIGAPLFDRLPDGMVLTEVGTIMARHIVTVMQDAARTEEQINALSGRHDGRLRIMAVEGIAGQLLPALLGRIIAAFPSVELHVEVGSPKTIVSALQDGRVDLGIAFSLALYPELRRVAVAHFPVGAVVRADHPLAHLRTVTIEECIAYRLILPTRTLSLYRVMEPMLRPWQDQLNVVLHTGSIELTNRMVQAGVGLAFQSPLAIDVQPGQDGLRHVPLRDTRAVTDLGAYVRESRWLPPLLETVIEELRLELRRVQGVSDERVV
- a CDS encoding SidA/IucD/PvdA family monooxygenase; amino-acid sequence: MNIKDGDPYMDTITQATAGGLAALDAAVRRDLDIIRYPRKEWTPHMERNGQRVLDVAIIGAGQGGLATAFALKRTNVTNVRIFDRAAKGGEGPWITFSRMITLRTPKYVTGPDLGVPSLTPRSWYEARYGAEAWEKLDKIPREEWQDYLDWYRDILDLPVANDHDFTGVTWEDGLLRLSFRRPDGSTHVHYARKLVLATGIEGCGTWYVPEFIRDNLPRARYAHTSENIDFAALKGKRIGVLGAGASAFDNAATALEAGAGSVTLCLRRKEIPSINPYRWMENTGFLAYYPALSDDLRWGFMRRIFELNQPPPQDTFWRCRRHETFSFRTGCPWTGVRMEGDEIVVDSPDGEMRFDFVIIGTGFATDLSLRPETASFAPSVALWGERYTAPVDCESAVLKTYPYLGDAYQFQPRHAEDPLAPMLANIHNFTFSATPSMGLSGASISGMRFGVERLVRGIGRDLYVADGKQHLESLLAYDVPELVSLDPPVA
- a CDS encoding DUF4089 domain-containing protein → MSSAERVSPPAPGVTGAGGSEDRKVPPVADMARIIGLSIPEACMPDVVANTALLHGYADLLAGFALPDDCEPAYEYQP
- a CDS encoding AtzE family amidohydrolase — protein: MNAPVTPMAGALALAADIRARRRSAVSVVTGAIADIEVRDTRFNSVTRILGAAAVAQAEEVDRAIAAGRDPGPLAGVPFGVKDLFDVRGEVTTAGSIVLRDNPAATRDATVVGRLRAAGAVPLATLNMDEFAYGFSTENTHNGTTRNPHDPARLAGGSSGGSAASVAAGMLPFTLGSDTNGSIRVPSSLCGVWGLKPTYGQMPLQGVYPFVASLDVVGPMASTVEDLEAVYTIMAGAPLPAPPAVGDVRVARLGGWFASNISAELASGLDAVMAHLGHGQTIELPEVARARAAAFLISAAEGGNLHLPRLRRRAMQYDPATRGRLMAGAMLPAATFVQAHRFRRWFRDHVHAALAQADVLIAPTTVGVAPRIDQPSIIVDGKTVSARANLGIFTQPISLTGLPVLAAPLAGDGLPLGIQLIGAPGGEAKLFAVARELQRAGLARCTPLAAGYAAKDSPC
- a CDS encoding gamma-glutamyltransferase family protein; its protein translation is MLNTPRSCRGMVTSPHHLASQAGLDVLKAGGTALEAAVATAAALAVVYPHMTGIGGDAFWLTMWPDGRVETIDACGAAARKADAAFYRAAGLDAIPWRGPLAANTVAGTVSGWDMALSWSHALAPGLPLGRVLRDALYYAEQGVPVTASAAEITREKADELSDVPGFRDLFMPGGRLPRVGDILHNPRLATTLRRLADEGLSSFYHGAVARELAADLHDLGSPLTLADLQAHKASHQPALHARVRGADLYNMAPPTQGVASLLILALFDRLKADHADDFDYLHGLVEATKQAFRYRDTHVGDPAYMTVQAQDILDDGRALDRMASAIDPRKAAPWPWPSQAGDTVWLGVIDSDGLAVSMIQSLYFEYGSGIVGPRTGVVWQNRGTSFGLDPQGWNGLRPGRKPFHTLNPAGARFHDGRTMVYGTMGGEGQPQTQAAIFSRYARYGVPLQQAVTAPRWLLGRTWGETSVSLKYEDRFDPAVIERMRAAGHQMERVEPFSSKMGHAGALVRHGSGLLEGASDPRSDGCVAAW